The sequence below is a genomic window from Macrotis lagotis isolate mMagLag1 chromosome 7, bilby.v1.9.chrom.fasta, whole genome shotgun sequence.
TGCATCTATGGTTGAGAAATTGCATTTATATTCTTAAACAGAGCACTGAGGAAGGTCTTTAGTGAAGAGGAGCTATGAGCACAGTTCGGTTGGGGGTCAATCCATTCCTGGGGATCACCTCCCTCCCCAATAACATGCAGATTATTCTCCCCATAGCACCTAAGCATCATGTTATACAAGATTGGGGCAGTCACCAGGACAAAGTCCAGCATTTTCTGAAATGTATTTTCCTGAATCTatcatagatgcaaaaatattatacCAGGGAAGAAACTTAGTCTAATCTTCTCAGCTTATACCTGAGGAAACTTGAGTTCTCTCACAggtgaaatgacttactcaagatcacaccGATAAGGTGCTGAGTACAAATCTCAAGGGTTTTCCTCCTCTCCCATAGACTCAGGTCAGCTCCACAGAACATCACTCCTTTTGTCTGATCCCCGCTCTACCCCACTCTTGAATCTTTTCTATGTCTCTGTGGCTCCTTATCTCCAGGATTTTCTGTTTGATACCTTCTGTTTTCTTCCCGTGGGGTCCCTGACAAGTTTACAGATGGCAGATGGGTAAAGCTACTGAGACATTCCCCAAAAGGGAAGTGCTAGAGGGGGCACAAGCCAGCCCTGTCTCATACCCAGTCtaccatttcctttccatttggtATCCTTCCTCCTTCCAAGCAGACTGGATAAAACTCTTGCTCTGGGATGGGAAAGGGGACCCAGTGGAATGATGAGCCATGACAGCCTTCTGAGGAGTTGGTCGTGGGAAAGGGAGATGCTTCTGGGACAAAGAGGTTATCTTCCATCTTAGAAAAAAGCTATTTCTCCAGAGAACGCAGCTCCTCTTATATGCTAGAAGTTAGTGGGAAAACATGGGAGGATATTCAAAGGATGCTCAAAGGATGCCTCTTCAGGACAGTGTGGAGGTGATGGACATCGAGGCAGCTCAGCACTCTTCTAATGTTCGATACCATTAGAACATAACTGCTTTAAAATCCTGGCCAGCAGGAGTACCTAGCGCCACTCCCCACTGACATCACTCTTCAGACAGtgatggtggctaggtggcaggtGGCCCCATGTACCTCCCGGCTACATCTCAATGGTGGCAGCTCCCCAGAGGGCATCTGTCATCATATCTTTGAAGGAATCTCCTCTAATGCTGACACATGCATGGAAGATACTCTCAAAGTTGGAGGGCAGCCTTTGTCCAAGCACCCGTGCCACTACatcaaatgtttttcttaaaaatggCAACAAGCCATGATTACAATGGGTAGATTGCAGGACTGCAACTTGTGGTTTGCTGTAGTGAGGAAAGCTCGCATGTTCCCTTCTCAGAAACTACCCTCTTGTTCTAATGAGATGGGACTTTCACACCATGTAGATGAAGCCTGCTCAGGAGAACAggttgtatatttttaatttttttttgcaaggtaatgggattaagtggcttgctcaaggccacacagctaggtaattattaagtgtctgaggccggatttgaacccagatactcctgactccaaggccggtgctctagccactgtgccacctagctgcctccaggttatatatttataatctggGTCTTTGTACTGGCATCCTCAGAGCTTAACAAAGATCTGGCTTATAATAGGTCCTTAAAAAATGTTCACTGATTGAGTAACCTATTTAACAATAATCAAGGCTGTGCCTTTTTTCCCCAAGGCTGCCTTCTTTTAAGTGTCTTGAAATGAGATGCCTTGACTCTCTCAGAATAGTGGCATGCCAAGGTGAGCCCTGCTCTGTGTATGCAGGTACTCTGCTAGGTGTGACATAGCTGTAACATACTGACGGTGACAAACAAGGAGGAAAAGATGTGATTGGGAAAGCAAAGGGCTGACTGGGAAAGCTGGGCCAGTCATGTAGTGAGAGCTAGGGGTGCCTGTGGGGACCCTGGGTGATCAACTGGTATCCGCATCATATCTAAAGATGGAGTAGATTCTCCAGAATGATATGCAGGCCCTTATGGTTGGGAACCTGCCAGAGAACATGGATTAGGGTCACATGGGACAGGAAGGGGTGAGTGAGCTGTGACCTGCACCCACTGGAGGGAGAGCACAGATTCAGCAAAGTGTGGAACAGCCCTCTGTTGCCTCGCATGGCTCCTAGCTCCATGGCCAAGAGGGCTGGGCTACTTTTCTTGGATACGGCAAATCTACAGATCCATCTGGGTCCTACTCCTCTGGTTCCTTCACACACCCTGCCATGTCCTGGGGACCAGTGTCACCATCTGTCTCCAAGGTTGTTTGGGGGGCCACTTTCACACCTGCCTTTTCTTCCTGGGCCACATCTGTAGGGTCCTCTTTGGTTTCTCCAGTGTCACTTTCTGGCTGATCCTCATTAGGTGAATTTGAATTGACATCTGActctttttctgagaaaaaagATAGATCACATGGTGAGCAATGGCCTACAccaacatttctatttttgactTCATGACTTGTTCATTTAACCAAAACATGTTCTTGCTCATTATGTTCACATGTACATATAAGGGGAAGTGTGCTGAGTAAGTGAAATGAGAGCAATCCAATCAGGCAACCAGGCAGGGATAGTCCTTTCCCCGAGGTTACAGGATAAAAGCTCTGGAACTAGAAGGAAGCTCAGAGGCCATCAATTCTAACCCTGCtgccattttactgatgagggatTAAGCCCAAGCAATGTTAAGTGCCTTCAGATGATCTTCTTGAGCTGAAGGGATGTCAAAGATCATGTTcaccaatcctctcattttacagatgaggacactgaggcatagagaggatGAGTGGCTTATCATGATTTGAAAGAGTAGTAAATGACAGCATCAATATTGAAGTGCAGGTCCtgctccaggttcagcactctttccactaggCCACACGCCCTCCCAGATAGGGCCAAACAGAAGCTGTAGGTCAAACCCATATGTTGTAggccagagaaagaaaagggacatGCTAAAATACCCCTGGCCAGACCCATCTTCCCATCACATCTGATGTCATACACTTctgagctatgtgaccctgggcaagtcacttaatcctgtttacttcaatttcctcatctgtaaaatgagctggagaagtaaatggcaaactgcCACAAAATCTCtgccaacccctcccccccatggtGTCATatagaatcagacatgactaaaacaacaatTCACTCTCCATCTTCCCACCATGGCcttatctgtgattttattggtgcagAGTACTCTGAGAGTGAAAACCCCTCTTTACTGgtctttctaaattttaaaagtcagagaGAGCTCTCTGGGTCACTGAGAGGTCCCCCAAATAGGATAAAGGATTTGTTGGCCCCAGGGCTTGACAACTGAGAGGTCATTGCAATTGGTCAGGTGAGTCCCAAGGAAGGTGGTGAACAGTGAGAAGGGTTCGGATGAAAGAGAAGCCGTCACaggagaaatgacaagatttggaaaCTAACTAGACATGGGGGCTGAGAGATGATGAAGAATGAAGGATAATGCTAATGTTGCAAAACTGAGAGAGACTGAAAAGGAGGGAATATTTAAAGtttagagatggagagagagggcTGGTTTGGAGGTGATGAGACCTAGGCTCAAGTGCCACCTCCTAATACACAGTGGCtctgtgaccatgagcaaatcattgCACCTCAATGCtccaagcaactctctaagattagaAGCTCTATAGGTCTTGTCAATTTGCCTCTGTAAAGAGGATTTCCTCAGTGGGAACTTTTCACACCCATAAATCACAGGTTTAGCCTCCTAGGGAGGAAGGAAGCCAAGATCTCCTGAATGGCAGAGGCATGATCAGCATTTTTGTGCTTGTCACCCCATGGCAGGATAAGTTAAAAGAATAAGGGATTAGTGATCCTTTCTAGTGCTGGTCTCTTCCAAgctgcaattctttttttctcctttgtgcTACTGCCAAAAGATCCATttcaattcattaaacatttcctAAGCATTTCCTAAATGCTTACCATGAAGAAGTCATTAGATTAAGTGCTGGGagagatacaaagattaaaataaaatgttagaccCTGACCtccaagagcttacattctacagaGGGTAGGGGCTCAAATGACAGGTGCATTGCCCACCTTCAAATCCCACAGCCTGTGAAATCCAGGAGCATCATCTACTAAACTTGCTcaccttctttttgtttctcttcttgccTCTTCTTCTCTTTGGCAGCTTCCAGCTCTTGCTTCTCATAGGCATCCTTCAGTATCTTACAGACTTTTTTATGAGTGAACCAGTGGATTTTCTGGCAATTCTGGTTGCAGTAAATGACCTGAAAGTGACAAAGGAAGATATTTCTGACAACACATTCAGCTTTCAAaagaagcatttgttaaataGCTCCCTAGCATGAAGCTTGCGCTATGAAATGATCTGAGTTCCAGAAGAACCTTTTGGACCAAAATGTGCTTGTCTGAGGTAGAGGCTGGGgttgggaagaggggagagagacaaCAAGGAAGAAACTAGGGCAAGAACTTGCCAAAAGGCTCAGAAAAAGGACAGTGGAAGGATAATGAAAGAGAGTATCTGACTAGGAAAAGCAGTAGTTATCTTAAGAAGGCATTCATCTCAAGGGTTAATGGACAGGGAAACTGgtctgtgaatgaatgaatgaaaggtaaCAAAGCATCTCTGATGTCCCTACTTAGGGCAGGCTCTGTGCTAAGAACTGCAAGTAGGTGGTACCAGATTACCAACAAGGgatgaaggagaaataaaaggatgCTGCCGCAAAGCTTCCTGACCCAAAAAATGCAACAGTCAAGGAGACTGAGTGGAAAGCTCCTGGCTCTCACAGCATCCACACAATGCCAAGAAAGCCCCTGGCACTGTGGGTAAATCCCTTGTAGAGGATTTAATTTAGGAGAGATTGTGGAAAGAGACTGTGTGGTGTAAGATGATACTGATGGGGTGTAATGGGAAGGTAAGTAAGCACTCATACCAAGGAGATGAAAGACCCACTAAGATGTCTATGCTGTCTCAGGATCCATTTGGATTACCATTCAAGCAGGATGTTGGCTGGACTCAATTGCTTGGCTTACCATTTTACACACGGAGCACCTCTTATCTGCACCCTTTTCTCCACATGTGGTGCAAAACTCCACATCTACAAATCCTACTTGACCGGTGATGGCTTGAGTGAGCACAGAGAAGGCCGTTGGATCAGAGCCCTGAAGAAGGAAAACAGCACGTGGCCCCGTCCGATGACAAAGGGGACAAAGAGTCCAACACACAATCACAAAAGCGAAATGATTAACATCATCCCATAGCATCCACAGTGGCACAGAGATTACAGTTCTCTTTAGGGTACAAAACCACAACCAAGCTATGTGGACCTTAAGGccatatgaatattttaatttgctGCATTCAGAAAATCATATTAAGGAATTTGAGGACATTGGAAAAGGTTTGATGCAGTCAATTTTGCTACTACAACTGCTAATTCAGGACAGCTAGGTCTCCTCCTGATTCTTTGTCATGACAACAACAGGCTCTAAGAAACCGAATTGGGAGTAagaaggaaaattgagaaaatgaaaaacattatccTTAGGATGCTGCAAATTGGGTTACAGAAAGGGATTTCCTCTATCTCTTGGACCCATGGGTCCCTGAGTATAGAACAGTCATTTCTTTGTCTTGAAAGATTTGTATTAGAAGCCACCAAGCCACCAAGCACTGGGTAATCTCTTCTTGGcttccagatactgtgctaagcctTGGTTCTGACCAGAGGGCAGCTTAGTCCCTACTTTTTATGGGTTTAAATGTCCCTGGAGTGGCTGCTCAACATCAGCCTGTGACAGTCATCCCAGAATGGAAGGGGCTGCATGGGCTCTTCCTCACTGAGCCATGGCCAGATGAAGGTAAGATTCCCATTGATGGCCTCAGAGGTCCCTTCCATATCAGAGTTGGTAATTCTTGGACAGATTTAACCTAAATCCAAGAGGGAGGTGCAGACAAACACACTTCTCCACTTTCCCACCTAGAGAAACAAGCCTAGTGTCCTACACTCCCACCCTGTGGCCCTCCTGAACCCCAGCTCTGCGGGTCCCAGGAGATTCTTACAATTTCAACAGGGGCGATGCTTCTGACGAGCTGCTGGAGGAGGGTGGTTTCACAGTAAGGGAACTTTCGAATACACTCTCGGATGAATTTTTCTTGATAGACAGGAAACCCGTCTGTCTCTCGGCCTTTTAAcaaactagagagaaaaaaaagagaaacatgttGAAGCCCTCACTTTGCCTGTGACTTCATATATGAAAAGGGGAGGCCACGTGGTTCAGTGTGTAGACAGGTAGAGGATTGggatttaaaaagattttgaattctcaCTGTCTAGGACACCCTGGGTTAATAAGTGACCCTCTCTGGGTTTCTTGTGCCCATCCATAAAGTGGCATCTCCAACTCATCGTGTCCAAAGGGACCTCATGATCTTCTGTCTAAATCTTCTTCACTTTCCTCTGACTATTCCCTATCATTCTCTAAAGGCCAAcaccatccttctagtcaccTAGTGGTCTATTCCCCATTTGATTTCTCCCATATTCAATCTGATACCAAAGGCCTATTGATTTTACTTTTGCATTATCTCTAGACTAGTCCCCCTTCTCTCCTAGGTCACAGGCCCCATCTGGGTACAGGCTCTCACCATCTCATGCTGGATTATTGCAGGagcccctggggggggggggctatgcctgcctcaggtctctccccactcctGTCCACCctccattcagtcattaaagtgATCAACTCAAATTATGGCAGGTTTGGCCACGCTGTCCCTGTCCTCCATCTGCTCCCAGGATTCCCTATCagttccaggatcaaatagaaaacgCTTCACTTGTCCAGTCTTTTCACATCTTAACACTCTTCCCCCTGACCAGATATCCTGTGATTCAGTAGTCCTGGCATTCTTGGTATTCCTCAAACACCATCTTTCATTTCCAGACTCCAAGCTTTGCACTAGCTGTTTCCCAGTCCCCTACatcctctggcttccttcaagtcactTCTACAGGAGGCTTTTCCCCATCCCTCTTTGCTGTGGGTCTCACCCTTTTGTCAAACACCAATCATTGAGATGAAGGTGCAAGAAATTTAGTTTGGCATTGCCTCTGCATGTGAAAGGGTCACagtgtcagagctggaaagggccTTGGAATCATTGGCCCCAacactcttattttatagataaggtgACTGAAGCAGCATGGTGAGGCGCTATGGCCATTAGTAGAGTCAGGAATCCCAACCCCAGCCTCTTCCAGGAGCACCCACATAGACGAGGACACCTGGGGCGGTGGTTCTCCCACACAGAAGCTGGCATCTCCCCATTTGACTGTGAGAGTCTATTGTTGACTCTCTAGgcatccccagcacttagctGTTGATGACTCCAGTCCTGATACTACCCCAGGATgctagatttggagctagaagcaACCTGGGAATTCATCTAGTCTGTGGAGAAAACCAAGGCCTAGAGCAATGAAGAGACTGGCCCAGGGTCTTTCGAGTC
It includes:
- the ANKMY2 gene encoding ankyrin repeat and MYND domain-containing protein 2 isoform X2; this encodes MTPLMHAAYKGKIDMCRMLLRHGADVNCNEHEHGYTALMFAGLSGNKDITRVMLEAGADTDVVNSVGRTAAQMAAFVGQHDCVTVINNFCPRERLDYYTKPQGLEKEPRLPPKLAGPLHKMVTTTNLHPVKIVMLVKENPLLAEADALKKCSRVMDLICEKCMKQRDMNEVLAMKMHYISCIFQKCLKFLTEREDKLDGLIKSLLKGRETDGFPVYQEKFIRECIRKFPYCETTLLQQLVRSIAPVEIGSDPTAFSVLTQAITGQVGFVDVEFCTTCGEKGADKRCSVCKMVIYCNQNCQKIHWFTHKKVCKILKDAYEKQELEAAKEKKRQEEKQKEEKESDVNSNSPNEDQPESDTGETKEDPTDVAQEEKAGVKVAPQTTLETDGDTGPQDMAGCVKEPEE